In Levilactobacillus brevis, a single genomic region encodes these proteins:
- a CDS encoding MucBP domain-containing protein, which produces MRNWVGDTKVHYKSYKAGKHWVVASITVATLGLGMMGATGTAQADTTTTDAAAEETSSQQPATPAGQATLKEQPSQVENVKDEKTTTPQNDENESPANGEIEDSEEPGTPSGEENTSDVNENAVNQPASDDTSDGTGNTPQPQVPRTPQTEMEDLGNDDTDTPTPGPEKAPAPQPLVAPAANVKSSPIDGVDASVWLPDALLRTAIINQLNRETHVTHYIADESNLYQHVGDLTTLYDYNMSGTVNSLEGLSYFTNLHSITFMNMKVSSTGLIDLSALPLLRDIQMSLAADNGNHDFATIMDTYFSQNLNLGFIRMGDSHLTGNIPDLSKYSKLEMVYLANNDLTGSIPDLSSIPGLWSLMLSNNQLTGSLPDLAHWPALKDLDVSHNQLSGNLPDIGNWPLIEDLNVSYNNFTGALPDMSHFRGIFTYMFNHFTNGVVTLLNKGDQPIVNYGVYQRLNGKTIKLSKDSPTFDPVSGVVMRMQDMTTGQPDENEGVKVAQLGGNVSVAYGNLDPNLPTTDIPTWAANTAEDATGWFEIKRYSDKWGLTFTPKQDVPDGMYTIQVMNQSFGANWGYSAYITFKIENEVPVDPGNPDPGNPDPGVTTGTVTVVNVDQDGNVISQSQQTGNVGDAFTINAPTLDGYRLVGDSVANGTYTAANQTVTFTYQAVESGGDGDAVDPDQPTVDDTDNGGNGNVVSGGDGDQIATGDTTAQTGKHVTATPLVAKTGTAANQAKTDSQRTNATAKSATTLPQTDEATVAPWAGLALLVGSLLTGLGLKRKRNHE; this is translated from the coding sequence ATGCGTAACTGGGTAGGCGACACGAAAGTTCATTACAAGAGCTATAAGGCAGGCAAGCACTGGGTCGTTGCCAGCATTACGGTGGCGACACTAGGTTTAGGCATGATGGGGGCTACCGGCACGGCGCAAGCGGATACGACAACGACCGATGCGGCAGCTGAAGAAACATCGTCTCAACAACCGGCAACACCGGCGGGGCAGGCGACTTTGAAGGAGCAGCCGAGTCAAGTTGAAAATGTTAAGGACGAAAAGACAACGACACCGCAGAATGATGAAAATGAATCGCCCGCTAACGGCGAAATAGAAGATTCCGAGGAACCGGGTACACCGTCTGGCGAAGAAAATACGTCTGACGTCAATGAAAACGCCGTGAATCAACCAGCATCGGACGATACGTCAGATGGCACTGGGAATACACCTCAGCCGCAAGTCCCAAGAACACCACAGACTGAAATGGAAGATCTCGGGAATGATGACACTGACACGCCAACTCCAGGACCAGAAAAAGCACCGGCACCACAGCCTTTAGTAGCACCGGCAGCAAACGTCAAGTCATCGCCGATTGACGGGGTCGATGCTAGCGTATGGCTTCCGGATGCCTTGTTACGCACTGCGATTATCAATCAGCTCAATCGAGAAACACATGTTACGCACTATATTGCCGATGAAAGCAATCTTTACCAACATGTTGGGGACTTAACGACTCTATATGATTACAATATGTCGGGGACGGTGAATAGTCTTGAAGGCTTATCCTACTTCACGAATCTCCATTCAATTACTTTCATGAATATGAAGGTGTCCTCTACCGGCCTCATTGATTTATCAGCGTTGCCATTGCTCCGTGACATCCAAATGAGTTTAGCCGCTGATAACGGTAATCATGACTTTGCAACAATTATGGATACCTATTTTAGTCAGAACCTGAATCTGGGGTTCATCCGGATGGGAGATAGTCATTTAACGGGGAACATTCCCGACTTGAGTAAGTATTCCAAGTTGGAAATGGTCTATTTGGCGAACAACGACTTGACCGGCAGCATTCCCGACTTGAGTAGTATTCCTGGTCTGTGGTCCCTCATGCTCAGCAATAACCAGCTGACCGGTTCACTGCCTGACCTTGCGCACTGGCCGGCTCTTAAAGATCTCGATGTCTCTCACAACCAGCTGTCCGGGAATTTACCAGATATTGGTAATTGGCCACTAATCGAAGATCTCAACGTTTCTTATAACAATTTCACTGGCGCTCTGCCCGACATGAGTCATTTCCGTGGTATATTCACCTACATGTTCAATCACTTCACCAATGGGGTAGTCACGTTACTGAATAAAGGTGACCAACCTATCGTAAATTATGGCGTCTACCAACGTTTGAACGGTAAGACTATCAAACTCAGCAAGGACAGTCCGACCTTTGATCCCGTAAGCGGCGTGGTCATGCGGATGCAAGACATGACCACTGGCCAACCGGATGAGAATGAAGGTGTGAAGGTAGCACAGTTAGGTGGCAACGTTTCCGTGGCTTATGGTAACCTAGATCCAAACCTGCCGACGACGGACATCCCAACCTGGGCCGCTAACACGGCCGAAGACGCCACGGGTTGGTTTGAGATTAAGCGTTACAGTGACAAATGGGGGCTGACGTTTACGCCGAAGCAAGATGTTCCGGATGGTATGTACACCATTCAAGTGATGAACCAGAGCTTTGGGGCCAACTGGGGGTACAGTGCCTACATCACCTTCAAGATTGAAAACGAAGTGCCCGTTGATCCCGGTAATCCCGACCCTGGCAATCCGGATCCCGGCGTGACGACGGGGACCGTCACGGTTGTTAATGTCGATCAAGACGGCAACGTCATCAGTCAATCGCAACAGACCGGGAATGTTGGCGACGCCTTCACCATCAATGCGCCAACGCTTGATGGGTATCGGCTAGTCGGCGATAGCGTAGCCAATGGTACCTACACGGCGGCCAATCAGACGGTTACCTTCACGTACCAAGCCGTTGAATCTGGCGGTGATGGCGACGCGGTCGATCCCGATCAACCAACCGTTGATGATACGGACAACGGTGGAAACGGTAATGTCGTTTCCGGTGGCGATGGCGACCAGATTGCGACGGGTGATACGACCGCACAGACTGGCAAGCACGTCACGGCTACACCATTGGTAGCCAAGACGGGGACAGCTGCTAATCAGGCCAAGACTGACTCTCAGCGGACCAATGCCACTGCCAAGTCAGCGACGACCCTGCCACAGACGGACGAAGCCACGGTTGCCCCTTGGGCTGGCTTGGCCTTACTTGTTGGTAGTCTCTTAACTGGATTAGGTTTGAAACGTAAGCGCAACCATGAATAA
- a CDS encoding KxYKxGKxW signal peptide domain-containing protein, protein MELKRTHFKMYKVGRKWVFACAVVLAMGSGATLTANADAANSSSNSQPRVSQSSQSGSGSESGQSGKLGSDTQDSVADKTIQKTGTSDNGESSGSNVNSDSNSNSNSARFKIEVQHPLRH, encoded by the coding sequence ATGGAATTGAAACGGACGCATTTTAAAATGTATAAAGTTGGGCGTAAGTGGGTCTTCGCCTGTGCGGTCGTGCTCGCCATGGGGAGCGGCGCAACGCTAACGGCTAATGCCGATGCTGCTAACAGTAGTAGTAACAGCCAGCCACGGGTTTCGCAGTCGAGTCAGAGTGGTAGCGGCAGTGAGTCGGGGCAATCCGGGAAATTAGGTTCGGATACTCAGGATTCTGTGGCAGACAAGACGATTCAGAAGACTGGAACCAGTGATAATGGCGAATCGTCTGGTAGCAACGTAAACAGCGATTCAAATAGCAATTCAAACAGCGCCCGATTTAAAATTGAAGTGCAACACCCCTTAAGACATTAA